From one Brachypodium distachyon strain Bd21 chromosome 4, Brachypodium_distachyon_v3.0, whole genome shotgun sequence genomic stretch:
- the LOC100838817 gene encoding probable BOI-related E3 ubiquitin-protein ligase 2, which produces MDRPTALVPSFAFVMWRLVVASQHHPSMSPPLCIKATRAKSQCKSSLSSSVQVSSLVGMAVQAQFGLGGLAGINTAACLPRPNPAYEAEAQMLAMQQDYGYRALLSPAGAAAFYNDCAAAVVSGGPSSLTCHNGQSRKRSRDDADAYSSASLLLPIPGMPNVADESAMTSTSGRLSSWSAGALVSELSRQNGEIDALMRLECERLRAGVEHARKRQCQALVHAASVAAVVRMREKEAELDAARQRNAALEERLRQVAAESDAWRGLARSNGAVAAGLRATLDHVLLLRAAARPAEGFGESSALDADDAQSCCFEGPNDDDVGTSSLAPALALGKWACKCCGEREASVLLLPCRHLCLCKMCEPRLDACPVCLAVKNTCVAARSPLEVS; this is translated from the coding sequence ATGGATCGCCCCACCGCTCTCGTTCCCTCCTTTGCTTTTGTCATGTGGCGTCTCGTCGTTGCTTCCCAGCACCATCCGTCCATGTCACCGCCTCTCTGTATAAAAGCCACTCGTGCCAAGTCTCAATGCAAATCCTCCTTATCTTCTTCCGTTCAAGTCTCGAGCCTTGTTGGCATGGCCGTGCAAGCGCAGTTCGGCCTCGGCGGGTTAGCCGGCATCAACACCGCTGCGTGTCTGCCCCGACCCAATCCGGCCTACGAGGCCGAGGCGCAGATGCTGGCGATGCAGCAGGATTACGGCTACAGAGCCCTTCTGTCTCCGGCGGGCGCCGCGGCCTTCTACAACGACTGCGCTGCCGCGGTTGTCAGCGGCGGGCCGAGCAGCCTGACGTGCCACAACGGGCAGTCGCGGAAGCGCAGCCGGGACGACGCGGACGCGTACTCCTCggcgtcgctgctgctgccgatcCCTGGCATGCCAAACGTCGCGGACGAGTCCGCGATGACTTCCACGAGCGGCCGTTTATCGTCGTGGTCTGCGGGAGCGCTCGTGTCGGAGCTGTCCCGGCAAAACGGCGAGATCGACGCGCTCATGAGACTCGAATGCGAGAGGCTGCGCGCCGGGGTAGAGCACGCGCGGAAGCGGCAGTGCCAGGCGCTGGTCCACGCGGCGTCCGTGGCAGCGGTGGTGCGAATGAGGGAGAAGGAGGCCGAGCTGGACGCCGCCCGCCAGCGCAACGCCGCGCTGGAGGAGCGGCTCCGCCAGGTGGCGGCCGAGAGCGACGCGTGGCGCGGCCTCGCGCGCAGCAACGGAGCCGTCGCCGCTGGCCTCCGCGCCACGCTCGaccacgtcctcctcctccgcgctgCCGCCCGGCCGGCCGAGGGCTTCGGCGAGTCCTCCGCtctcgacgccgacgacgcccAGTCCTGCTGCTTCGAGGGGCCGAACGATGACGACGTGGGAACTAGCTCGCTGGCGCCGGCGTTGGCGTTGGGGAAGTGGGCGTGCAAGTGTTGCGGGGAGCGCGAGGCGTCTGTGCTGCTTCTGCCGTGCCGGCACTTGTGCCTTTGCAAGATGTGCGAGCCCAGGCTTGACGCCTGCCCCGTCTGCCTCGCCGTCAAGAACACCTGCGTCGCGGCCCGTTCGCCATTGGAAGTTTCCTAG